From Cecembia calidifontis, one genomic window encodes:
- the ettA gene encoding energy-dependent translational throttle protein EttA, which produces MSNEKIIFSMAGVSKIYPPQKKVLKDIYLSFFYGAKIGVLGLNGSGKSSLLRIIAGKDKDFIGEVVWSPGYSVGMLEQEPQLDPSKTVKEVVEEAVAGTMALLKEFEEINEKFMDPAIMEDPDAMDKLIQKQGEVQEKLDAANAWELDTMLERAMDALRLPPSEAIVGNLSGGEKRRVALCRLLLQEPDVLLLDEPTNHLDAESVLWLEQHLQQYKGTVIAVTHDRYFLDNVAGWILELDRGEGIPWKGNYSSWLEQKQERLKQEEKTESKRQKTLERELEWIRMAPKARQAKGKARLSAYDKLVSEESKEKEAKLELYIPPGPRLGAKVIEANGVSKAYGDKLLFENLSFSLPQGGIVGIIGPNGAGKSTLFKLITGQEKPDAGHFEIGETVKLAYVDQEHDNLDPNKTVYQAISEGNELIKLGNKEVNARAYVSKFNFVGSDQEKKLGVLSGGERNRVHLAMTLKEGGNLLLLDEPTNDLDVNTLRALEEALENFGGCAVIISHDRWFLDRICTHILAFEGDSQVYWFEGNFSDYEENKKKRLGDVTPKRIKYKKLR; this is translated from the coding sequence ATGAGCAACGAAAAAATCATATTTTCTATGGCAGGGGTATCAAAAATCTACCCTCCACAGAAAAAAGTTTTAAAAGATATTTACCTCTCATTTTTCTACGGCGCCAAAATCGGTGTTTTGGGTCTTAACGGTTCGGGAAAATCTTCTCTTTTGAGGATCATAGCCGGAAAAGATAAAGACTTCATCGGCGAAGTGGTCTGGTCACCGGGATACTCAGTGGGCATGTTGGAACAGGAACCCCAATTGGATCCATCCAAAACTGTAAAGGAAGTCGTGGAAGAGGCTGTTGCCGGCACTATGGCTTTACTTAAGGAATTCGAAGAAATCAACGAGAAATTCATGGATCCTGCTATCATGGAAGATCCGGATGCCATGGACAAACTGATCCAAAAACAGGGTGAAGTTCAGGAAAAACTGGATGCTGCCAATGCCTGGGAATTGGATACCATGCTGGAAAGGGCCATGGATGCCCTTAGGCTTCCTCCGAGTGAGGCAATCGTCGGTAACCTGTCCGGAGGGGAAAAAAGAAGGGTGGCACTATGCAGGCTTTTGTTGCAAGAACCGGATGTGTTGTTGTTGGACGAACCTACCAACCACCTGGATGCGGAGTCTGTCTTGTGGCTGGAGCAGCATTTGCAGCAATATAAAGGAACGGTGATTGCCGTGACCCACGACCGTTATTTCTTGGACAATGTTGCTGGTTGGATTTTGGAACTGGACAGGGGAGAGGGCATTCCATGGAAAGGAAATTACTCCTCTTGGTTGGAACAAAAGCAGGAAAGGTTAAAACAGGAGGAAAAGACAGAATCCAAACGCCAAAAAACCCTGGAGAGGGAGTTGGAGTGGATCCGAATGGCACCAAAAGCAAGACAGGCCAAAGGGAAAGCCCGTCTTTCTGCTTATGACAAATTAGTCTCTGAAGAGTCCAAGGAAAAAGAAGCCAAGCTGGAGCTTTACATTCCTCCAGGGCCAAGGTTGGGTGCAAAAGTGATCGAGGCGAATGGCGTGTCCAAAGCTTATGGTGACAAATTGCTTTTTGAAAATCTTTCCTTTAGCCTTCCTCAAGGTGGTATTGTGGGGATTATTGGTCCAAATGGTGCGGGAAAATCTACCCTCTTCAAATTGATTACAGGACAGGAAAAGCCCGATGCGGGTCATTTTGAAATAGGAGAGACTGTGAAACTGGCCTATGTAGATCAGGAGCATGACAACCTGGATCCCAATAAGACAGTCTATCAGGCTATCTCTGAAGGAAATGAATTGATCAAACTGGGCAATAAAGAAGTCAATGCAAGGGCCTATGTGAGCAAATTCAATTTTGTGGGCTCCGATCAGGAGAAAAAGCTCGGCGTGCTGTCGGGTGGGGAGCGCAACAGGGTACATTTGGCCATGACGCTGAAAGAAGGAGGCAACTTGTTGCTATTGGACGAACCTACCAATGACCTGGATGTGAACACCCTAAGGGCTTTGGAAGAGGCCTTGGAAAACTTTGGCGGCTGCGCAGTAATCATTTCCCACGACCGTTGGTTCCTGGATAGGATCTGTACGCATATCCTGGCTTTTGAAGGAGATTCCCAAGTATATTGGTTTGAAGGCAACTTCTCCGATTACGAGGAAAACAAGAAAAAGCGCTTGGGTGATGTTACTCCAAAGAGGATTAAGTATAAGAAGCTTAGGTAG
- a CDS encoding LytR/AlgR family response regulator transcription factor encodes MTKAVIIDDEPLAVELIKEYLKDYPDIEVAQIAHDGFDGVKAIQHSQPDLVFLDVEMPKINGFEMLELLENPPAIIFTTAYDHYAVKAFDAMAVDYLLKPFSKKRFAQAMQRFRDGKRSASEQQKETGNGPVSRIVLKVRNEIKIIPIEDVHFLEANDDYVNIHTQEGKYLKNRTLSHFEKTLDASQFIRVHRSYMVNLAEISRLEPYEKDSFRIRLRSGEDIPISKTGLPKLKKALGL; translated from the coding sequence ATGACAAAAGCAGTAATCATTGACGATGAGCCTTTGGCCGTTGAATTGATCAAAGAATACCTGAAGGACTATCCGGATATTGAAGTAGCACAGATTGCCCATGATGGCTTTGATGGTGTCAAAGCCATACAGCATTCACAACCGGATTTGGTGTTTTTGGATGTGGAAATGCCCAAAATCAACGGTTTTGAGATGTTGGAGCTTCTTGAAAACCCTCCCGCCATCATATTTACTACTGCTTATGACCATTATGCGGTCAAAGCATTTGATGCCATGGCAGTTGATTACCTGCTTAAACCTTTTTCCAAGAAAAGGTTTGCCCAGGCCATGCAGAGGTTTAGGGATGGCAAAAGAAGCGCATCCGAACAGCAGAAAGAAACAGGAAATGGTCCTGTGAGCAGAATAGTTTTGAAAGTGAGGAATGAAATCAAAATCATACCCATTGAAGATGTCCATTTTTTAGAAGCGAATGACGACTATGTGAATATCCATACCCAAGAGGGGAAATATCTCAAAAACAGGACTTTGAGCCACTTTGAAAAAACGCTTGATGCGTCTCAGTTTATAAGGGTACACCGTTCGTATATGGTCAACCTTGCAGAGATTTCCAGGCTTGAGCCCTATGAAAAAGATTCCTTCCGCATCCGTCTCAGATCGGGAGAAGACATTCCCATCAGCAAGACCGGATTGCCCAAACTCAAAAAAGCACTGGGCTTATAA
- a CDS encoding LiaF transmembrane domain-containing protein: MAKQKFSSSNSDLTAGLVILLVGLVLLLKALGFWFPVWFISWPMILIAIGLVILARHNFQNGFGVFMVLLGSFFLIRNHFDFPFELRPYLVPIGLIIFGLYLILKRSKDNKRFNEEFFKSYQKIYNPSDPTSASSSETATASYQFGGDSSDVVNAQALFTGIQRRIFSKNFKGGKTSAIFGGTELDFSQADIDGQAILQVEIAFGGVKLVVPPHWDVQVNMGTIFAAGVEDKRIYNPSATDSNKVLKIHGSMIFGGLEIKSF, translated from the coding sequence ATGGCAAAGCAAAAATTTTCTTCAAGCAACAGTGATCTGACCGCCGGTCTGGTGATATTGCTGGTGGGCTTAGTCCTGCTCTTAAAAGCCCTTGGTTTCTGGTTTCCGGTTTGGTTCATTTCATGGCCAATGATTCTTATCGCAATAGGCCTGGTTATTTTGGCAAGGCATAATTTCCAAAATGGGTTTGGGGTATTTATGGTGCTCTTAGGATCCTTCTTTTTGATAAGGAATCATTTTGATTTTCCCTTTGAGTTGAGGCCTTATTTGGTGCCGATAGGCCTGATCATTTTTGGGCTCTATCTTATTCTGAAGAGAAGCAAGGACAACAAACGCTTTAATGAGGAGTTTTTTAAATCCTATCAAAAGATATATAATCCATCTGATCCGACATCCGCTTCGTCATCAGAAACAGCTACGGCTTCTTACCAGTTTGGAGGTGACAGTTCGGATGTCGTCAATGCCCAGGCATTGTTCACAGGCATTCAGAGAAGGATTTTCTCAAAAAACTTCAAAGGCGGGAAGACCTCCGCGATTTTTGGAGGTACGGAGCTGGATTTCAGTCAGGCGGATATTGATGGACAGGCGATCTTACAGGTTGAAATTGCTTTCGGGGGAGTGAAACTGGTCGTGCCTCCGCATTGGGATGTGCAGGTCAATATGGGGACCATTTTTGCAGCAGGAGTAGAGGATAAAAGGATTTACAATCCTTCGGCTACCGATTCCAATAAGGTTTTGAAAATTCATGGATCTATGATCTTTGGTGGGCTTGAAATCAAATCATTTTAA
- a CDS encoding DUF2795 domain-containing protein, giving the protein MYWTLELASYLEDAPWPATKDELIDYAIRSGAPLEVVENLQELEDDGEPYENIEEIWPDYPTKDDFFFNEDEY; this is encoded by the coding sequence ATGTATTGGACACTAGAACTTGCATCTTATCTGGAAGATGCGCCTTGGCCTGCGACCAAAGACGAGTTGATTGATTACGCGATTCGTTCAGGTGCTCCTTTGGAAGTTGTTGAAAACCTCCAGGAACTAGAGGATGACGGCGAGCCTTACGAGAATATCGAAGAGATTTGGCCTGACTATCCGACCAAAGATGACTTCTTCTTCAATGAAGATGAATATTAA
- a CDS encoding 2-C-methyl-D-erythritol 4-phosphate cytidylyltransferase: MKKYALIVAGGSGTRMGSPIAKQYLPIGGKPVLMHTLEKFQDADPEIELTLVLPEADFPFWKKLCEEHAFSVPHHLVPGGRSRFQSVKNGLESLKLNQGTVAIHDGVRPFVSREVILQSFREAEAKGSAIAVIPLKDSIRKLTDDGRSIFQERQYFRLVQTPQTFDLSKIKQAFKVQELGHFTDDATVFEHQGWQVHLIAGNPENIKITTPEDMEFADFLIGKKRG; encoded by the coding sequence ATGAAAAAATATGCCTTGATAGTAGCTGGAGGGAGTGGTACCAGGATGGGAAGCCCCATAGCCAAGCAGTATCTTCCCATTGGGGGGAAACCGGTCCTGATGCACACATTGGAGAAGTTTCAGGATGCAGATCCTGAGATTGAGCTGACTTTGGTGCTGCCTGAGGCGGATTTTCCTTTCTGGAAAAAATTATGTGAGGAACATGCTTTTTCAGTCCCCCATCATTTGGTACCGGGTGGAAGGAGCCGGTTTCAATCTGTAAAAAATGGGCTTGAATCCCTTAAATTAAATCAGGGCACAGTGGCTATCCATGACGGGGTAAGGCCCTTTGTCAGCAGGGAGGTTATTCTTCAAAGTTTTAGGGAAGCTGAAGCAAAGGGAAGTGCCATTGCTGTAATTCCCCTAAAGGACTCCATCCGAAAACTAACTGATGATGGAAGGTCCATCTTCCAGGAAAGGCAGTACTTTAGGTTGGTACAGACCCCTCAGACTTTTGATCTTTCCAAAATCAAGCAGGCCTTTAAAGTCCAGGAATTGGGGCATTTTACGGATGATGCTACGGTTTTTGAGCATCAGGGATGGCAGGTTCACCTAATTGCCGGCAATCCGGAAAATATAAAGATTACCACACCCGAAGATATGGAATTTGCCGATTTTCTCATCGGTAAAAAAAGGGGCTGA
- a CDS encoding sensor histidine kinase yields the protein MNLFLSVIEQHILKAMAIILTWILATAIIINWYGLDIQLSILESGIQTLWICLGFLMLGNIFSYYTPRRGQFWIVIAVPFVMAAFFSWFSFFLLVQMIKVSQEYAAFLSSTGIIKGFYFFLMFQFWAVLLVFAGKLEDQRKIREMEANSLQLAKEAEMYYLRQQLQPHFLFNSLNSINALIVSKPEEAREMVLNLAEFLRGSIRKDGNKWISVLEEIEQLELFLSIEKVRFGDRLTVAMNLDKEVEGLKIPQLMVQPLLENAIKHGLYGTRDEVRIHLEIKNEGGYLLVRLSNPFDPKAGQPKGSGFGLEAVQRRLYLMFGRNDLIQILKQDKDFIVILRIPQPL from the coding sequence GTGAACCTTTTCCTCTCAGTTATTGAGCAGCATATCCTGAAAGCTATGGCCATTATCCTTACCTGGATATTGGCCACGGCTATTATTATCAATTGGTATGGGCTGGATATCCAATTGTCCATATTAGAATCCGGGATTCAAACTTTATGGATATGCCTGGGTTTCCTGATGCTTGGCAATATATTTTCTTATTATACGCCAAGGAGAGGACAGTTTTGGATTGTGATTGCAGTACCCTTTGTAATGGCAGCCTTTTTCTCTTGGTTTTCCTTTTTTCTTTTGGTCCAAATGATCAAAGTAAGTCAGGAATATGCTGCTTTCCTCAGCAGCACGGGTATTATAAAAGGCTTCTACTTTTTTTTAATGTTCCAGTTTTGGGCGGTTTTGCTGGTGTTTGCGGGAAAGTTGGAAGACCAAAGAAAAATCCGGGAAATGGAAGCTAATTCCCTACAATTGGCCAAGGAGGCGGAGATGTATTATTTGCGCCAACAACTACAGCCACATTTTTTGTTCAATAGCCTTAACTCCATCAATGCATTGATTGTCTCAAAACCGGAGGAGGCAAGGGAAATGGTGCTTAATCTGGCGGAATTTTTAAGGGGATCGATCAGGAAAGATGGGAACAAATGGATCAGTGTTTTGGAAGAAATTGAACAGCTCGAGCTTTTTTTGAGCATAGAAAAAGTCAGGTTTGGTGACAGATTGACCGTAGCAATGAACTTGGACAAAGAAGTCGAAGGACTTAAAATCCCACAGTTGATGGTTCAGCCGCTTTTAGAGAACGCCATCAAGCACGGGCTTTATGGCACCAGAGACGAGGTAAGGATTCATTTGGAAATAAAAAATGAAGGTGGATACCTTTTGGTCCGCTTATCCAATCCATTTGATCCCAAAGCAGGTCAGCCTAAAGGGAGCGGTTTCGGATTAGAAGCAGTCCAAAGGAGGCTGTACCTGATGTTTGGCCGGAATGATTTAATCCAAATTTTAAAACAGGACAAAGACTTTATTGTAATTTTGAGAATACCCCAGCCCCTATGA
- a CDS encoding DUF349 domain-containing protein, protein MEHPYGYIKDNKVYLRGFLNQPDRVIGEVKEDEASTIKYFEDRFESLKEKIEALKKDIEENQNKGSFLMKLIHLKDSLLEYDALGDFVPLIEDLEKQQAFLEDIIQKNRARNLEIKKGLILEAEALKNSTDWKNTAEELKNIKMRWIKTGPVEKEFEEEIETQFNAAVDTFFENRKHYFEGLALQAEENIKVYEDLVRQAREAFDNPDAKKAFEISKRIQKEWKAAGKVPAERRQPLWDEFSKLNNRIFSRFRRTMQSEPQMKPWELMKKMESMTEEMKKLAKAETNPEVISSAKRLQADWKKLPQRKPREANLVMRSFTFFSEVVFEKLFLDKLAQSKYQDFDKKDPAEKKKIKASILKDLIYRDENELATVKENADNFRTNEEEFEIMLRRKISAFKRKIDVKNFILKELTNKY, encoded by the coding sequence ATGGAGCATCCATACGGGTACATTAAAGATAACAAGGTTTATCTCAGGGGATTTTTGAATCAGCCGGACAGGGTGATTGGCGAAGTTAAAGAAGATGAAGCTTCTACTATTAAGTATTTTGAAGACAGGTTTGAGTCTTTAAAAGAAAAGATCGAAGCGCTCAAAAAGGACATTGAGGAAAATCAAAACAAAGGTTCCTTTTTGATGAAACTCATTCATCTCAAAGACTCTCTTTTGGAATATGATGCTTTAGGGGATTTTGTACCCCTTATAGAAGACCTGGAAAAGCAACAGGCATTTCTTGAAGATATTATTCAGAAAAACAGGGCCAGAAACCTGGAAATCAAAAAGGGGCTTATTTTGGAGGCCGAAGCGCTTAAAAACAGCACGGACTGGAAAAATACAGCAGAAGAACTCAAAAACATTAAAATGCGCTGGATCAAAACGGGTCCGGTCGAAAAGGAATTTGAAGAGGAAATTGAAACCCAGTTCAATGCTGCTGTAGACACCTTTTTTGAAAACAGGAAGCACTATTTTGAAGGCTTAGCCCTTCAGGCTGAAGAAAACATCAAAGTATATGAGGATTTGGTCAGACAAGCTAGAGAAGCATTTGACAATCCCGATGCAAAAAAAGCTTTCGAAATTTCCAAGAGAATCCAGAAAGAATGGAAGGCTGCGGGCAAAGTACCCGCCGAAAGGAGACAGCCTCTATGGGATGAATTTTCCAAACTGAACAACAGGATCTTCAGTAGATTCAGAAGGACCATGCAATCTGAACCACAGATGAAGCCATGGGAACTGATGAAAAAAATGGAAAGTATGACTGAGGAAATGAAAAAATTGGCGAAAGCTGAAACAAATCCTGAGGTGATTTCGTCTGCCAAGAGGTTACAGGCGGATTGGAAAAAACTTCCCCAAAGGAAACCCCGTGAAGCCAATCTTGTCATGCGTTCTTTCACTTTCTTCTCAGAGGTGGTTTTTGAAAAACTTTTCCTGGATAAACTGGCCCAGAGCAAGTACCAGGACTTTGATAAAAAAGATCCTGCTGAAAAGAAAAAAATCAAGGCGTCCATTCTCAAGGACCTGATCTACAGGGATGAAAATGAACTCGCTACAGTAAAGGAAAATGCGGACAATTTCAGGACCAATGAAGAGGAATTCGAAATCATGCTCAGAAGGAAAATAAGCGCCTTTAAGAGGAAGATCGATGTCAAGAATTTCATACTTAAGGAACTTACAAATAAATATTAA
- a CDS encoding IS1634 family transposase: MYFKFSLRKHPDTGILSGYYRLVESYRNADNRVCHRTILNIGFMEDAAPEQLNKIQKHLTEKYEQKASLFDLEEDPIVRRYVEDFWNRIVSSKKLDIKSEQQLSRMVDMDTIQHSNAREIGAENIAFRTWEKLQLTPLLLSAGFSAEDASLAATQVVSRAVYPASELKTVRWIKENSAVCELTGYDMDKITKDKLYKSALELYKVKDSLEKHLSKRTNELFDLQDKIILYDLTNTYFEGEKPNSKLAQYGRSKEKRKDAKLVVLALVVNVEGFIKYSSILEGNIADCNTLAAMIEKLSVHTCTGPAVVVLDAGIATEENLHLIRNKGYSYLCVSRTKLKDYSYVPDRLTTLLETKSKQNIRLRAVSTEKNTDYYLEVKSPSKEKKEEGMKLQFEERFEQELQKIHHALNSKGGVKKTDKVHQRIGRAKEKYPSVQYYYEITVESDPKTEQATAMSWKKNPEREQAKTDNLGVYFLRTNLNVQEEYIIWNIYNTIREIENAFRTLKTDLDLRPIYHKNDDAAMAHLHLGILAYWIVNTVRYQLKQNGIKSCWREIVRVGNTQKVITTSGKNTYDKIITTRKCTVPNKNLKEIYDILKAKYQPFKKRKSVVHKLELKKTEIPKLQLLTGG, encoded by the coding sequence ATGTATTTCAAGTTCTCTTTACGTAAACATCCCGATACGGGAATACTCAGCGGATACTACCGGCTGGTGGAAAGTTACCGTAATGCGGACAACAGGGTGTGTCATCGCACTATCCTGAATATAGGTTTCATGGAGGATGCTGCACCCGAGCAGCTCAACAAAATACAGAAACACCTTACCGAGAAGTATGAGCAGAAGGCTTCTCTTTTTGACCTGGAGGAAGATCCAATCGTCAGACGCTATGTTGAAGACTTCTGGAATCGGATCGTATCTTCCAAGAAGCTGGATATCAAGTCGGAACAGCAGCTGTCACGGATGGTGGATATGGATACCATCCAGCACAGTAATGCCAGGGAAATAGGAGCTGAGAATATTGCTTTCCGGACATGGGAGAAGCTACAGCTTACACCTTTATTACTTTCGGCGGGATTCAGCGCCGAAGATGCCAGTCTTGCAGCCACACAGGTTGTATCCCGTGCGGTATACCCCGCTTCCGAACTCAAAACTGTCCGTTGGATAAAGGAAAACTCGGCAGTCTGTGAGCTTACGGGCTATGATATGGATAAAATAACCAAGGACAAGCTGTACAAAAGTGCGCTTGAGCTGTACAAAGTCAAAGATTCACTCGAAAAGCACCTTTCCAAACGTACCAATGAACTCTTTGATCTGCAGGATAAGATCATCCTTTATGACCTGACCAACACCTACTTTGAGGGAGAAAAGCCGAACAGTAAGCTGGCACAATACGGAAGGAGCAAGGAAAAAAGAAAAGATGCGAAACTTGTTGTGCTGGCACTGGTAGTGAATGTGGAAGGGTTTATCAAGTACTCCTCAATCCTGGAAGGAAACATAGCAGACTGCAACACACTTGCCGCAATGATTGAAAAGCTTTCCGTCCACACCTGTACAGGACCTGCGGTAGTGGTACTCGATGCGGGCATAGCCACCGAAGAAAACCTGCATCTTATCCGGAACAAAGGATACAGCTACCTCTGTGTAAGCAGGACAAAACTCAAGGATTATAGCTATGTGCCCGACAGGCTTACAACTCTGCTGGAAACAAAATCAAAGCAGAACATCAGACTCAGAGCCGTGTCCACAGAAAAAAACACAGACTATTATTTAGAAGTCAAAAGCCCTTCCAAAGAGAAGAAAGAGGAAGGTATGAAGCTACAGTTCGAAGAAAGGTTTGAACAGGAGCTGCAAAAAATACACCATGCCCTCAACAGCAAGGGAGGAGTCAAAAAAACCGATAAAGTCCACCAGCGCATCGGGAGGGCCAAAGAAAAGTATCCATCAGTCCAGTATTATTATGAGATCACTGTTGAAAGTGACCCTAAAACAGAACAGGCAACAGCAATGTCATGGAAGAAAAACCCGGAACGGGAGCAGGCAAAAACCGATAATCTGGGCGTCTATTTTTTACGGACAAACCTGAACGTGCAGGAGGAGTACATCATCTGGAATATCTATAACACTATCAGGGAAATAGAAAATGCCTTCCGTACCCTCAAAACCGACCTGGACCTCAGACCGATTTACCATAAAAATGATGATGCCGCCATGGCACATCTACATCTGGGAATCCTTGCATATTGGATAGTCAATACAGTAAGGTACCAGCTCAAACAGAATGGAATAAAAAGCTGCTGGCGTGAAATAGTAAGAGTAGGCAACACACAAAAGGTCATCACTACTTCAGGGAAAAACACCTATGACAAAATCATTACCACACGCAAGTGTACAGTTCCAAACAAAAACCTAAAAGAAATCTACGACATCCTTAAGGCCAAATATCAACCGTTTAAAAAAAGAAAATCCGTAGTACACAAACTTGAACTCAAAAAAACAGAAATACCCAAATTACAGCTACTTACAGGCGGATAG